A genomic segment from Tuwongella immobilis encodes:
- a CDS encoding PVC-type heme-binding CxxCH protein: MRQSVMGFRLLVGGFFTAAILLGFGQRAVDSAEPKPVAAAETDSKPPLLRNSDPLSPAEEQKTFRLAPGLTIELVAAEPDVVDPVAMTFDEQGQIYVAEMRGYPNGGVATGNETGGRIRRLTDRDGDGKFETAVTFLEGLRFPTSVMVYRKGLLIANAPEILYAEDTTGDGKADVVKVLYTGFALNNIQQLINSFQWGMDNWVHINAGFAGGTIRSPEKPDMPPVTLSGRGARFKPDQPGSLEPTSGGGQYGLTCDPYSRWFTATNSQHLRQIILPDEYLRKNPYLSVPTTTWDIPEHGASCKVFRISPFEKWRVERTTRRAGGPDAKRFVSTELVPGGYVTSGCSPLVYNADQFPETYRGTVLICDPANNLITRDTLRPNGAAYIASRADANAEFLASTDNWFRPTWLTLAPDGSVFVLDFYREVIETPLSLPEDIKQRLILHSRERGRIWRIRSQSAPSTLTVNLANQSLEQWVANLDSPNYWWRIQSQRLLVQQADRKVIPALEAAAKSAKSGPGRVHALWTLQGLQALTAATLIPAFGDVEAGVREHALRLGESLLTGESAAEIRKAMLTAAKDADARVRFQAALSLGQIQSPEVANALATILRKDGDDRWTTTAILASAGNVAPELLQSLIADAEFVRSPNAAGVITRLSAMNGATQNEANLAKVLSSLTSVKTTGWEMPVLEGLGQGLQNTKRPLNTLWTNPPATLTKAVSQALPFFERAAERAGNAKLSVSDRIQSIRLLAFGPYPIAGKRLAEMLSPQQPSEIQLASLRALAVQESPEVASAILSAWPAMGPTLRREAGEVLFAKLDRMQALLTAIERKQILPAQLEAARIAQLRSHANGQIRARSEKLLAGLGQTDRAKVVDAYRDALTMASDPLRGKAVFAKNCSVCHRLENVGVQVGPDLVAAIRGKPKDYLLVAILDPSREVDPRYVNYQAVTENGRLLSGMLAAETTTSITLRRAEGQEDTILRSQLDEITATPKSLMPEELEKQFTKQELADLLAYLQSATGG, encoded by the coding sequence ATGCGACAATCGGTCATGGGATTTCGATTGCTGGTGGGTGGATTTTTCACCGCCGCAATCTTGCTGGGATTTGGGCAGCGTGCCGTCGATTCAGCGGAGCCAAAGCCGGTAGCCGCCGCCGAGACGGATAGCAAGCCGCCACTGCTGCGCAATTCCGATCCGCTTTCGCCAGCGGAAGAGCAGAAAACCTTCCGATTGGCACCGGGATTGACGATCGAACTCGTCGCCGCCGAGCCGGATGTGGTCGATCCAGTCGCCATGACCTTTGACGAGCAGGGGCAAATCTACGTTGCCGAAATGCGCGGCTATCCCAACGGCGGCGTGGCCACGGGGAACGAAACCGGAGGCCGAATCCGCCGCCTGACCGATCGCGATGGCGACGGCAAATTTGAAACAGCCGTCACCTTCCTGGAAGGGTTGCGATTCCCCACCAGTGTGATGGTTTACCGCAAGGGACTGCTCATCGCCAACGCTCCCGAGATTCTCTATGCCGAAGACACCACCGGCGATGGCAAAGCCGATGTGGTGAAGGTGCTGTATACTGGCTTCGCGCTGAATAACATCCAGCAGTTGATTAACTCCTTCCAATGGGGGATGGATAACTGGGTTCACATCAATGCCGGGTTTGCAGGGGGCACGATTCGCTCGCCGGAAAAGCCCGACATGCCGCCAGTGACGCTGTCCGGTCGCGGGGCCCGCTTCAAGCCGGATCAACCGGGCAGCCTGGAACCCACCTCCGGCGGTGGTCAATATGGTCTCACCTGCGATCCGTATTCCCGCTGGTTCACGGCCACCAATAGTCAGCACTTGCGTCAAATCATTCTGCCCGATGAATACCTGCGGAAAAATCCGTATCTCAGTGTCCCGACAACGACTTGGGACATTCCCGAACATGGTGCCTCGTGCAAGGTGTTCCGAATCAGCCCGTTTGAAAAGTGGCGGGTGGAACGCACCACGCGGCGGGCCGGTGGGCCGGATGCCAAGCGCTTTGTTTCGACGGAGTTGGTGCCGGGCGGCTATGTGACTTCCGGCTGTAGTCCGCTGGTGTACAACGCCGATCAGTTTCCCGAAACCTATCGCGGAACGGTGCTGATCTGCGACCCGGCAAATAATCTCATCACCCGCGATACGCTGCGTCCCAACGGGGCGGCCTACATCGCCAGTCGGGCCGATGCCAATGCCGAATTCTTGGCCTCCACCGACAATTGGTTCCGCCCCACCTGGCTGACCTTGGCCCCGGATGGATCAGTTTTTGTGCTCGATTTCTATCGGGAAGTGATCGAAACGCCGCTCTCGTTGCCCGAAGATATCAAGCAACGTCTGATCCTGCACAGTCGGGAGCGTGGCCGAATCTGGCGGATTCGGTCGCAATCGGCTCCCAGCACATTGACAGTGAATCTGGCCAATCAATCGCTGGAACAGTGGGTGGCGAACCTCGATTCCCCGAATTATTGGTGGCGGATTCAATCGCAACGCTTGCTGGTGCAGCAGGCCGACCGCAAGGTGATTCCCGCGCTCGAAGCTGCGGCGAAATCGGCGAAGTCGGGACCGGGCCGGGTGCATGCGCTCTGGACGCTGCAGGGGTTGCAAGCCTTGACCGCGGCGACCTTAATTCCCGCGTTTGGCGATGTCGAAGCTGGGGTGCGTGAGCATGCCCTGCGTCTGGGCGAATCGTTGCTGACGGGGGAATCGGCGGCGGAGATTCGCAAGGCGATGTTGACCGCCGCCAAGGATGCGGATGCGCGGGTGCGATTCCAAGCCGCGCTCAGTTTGGGGCAGATCCAATCGCCGGAAGTCGCCAACGCGCTGGCCACGATTCTGCGGAAAGACGGCGACGATCGCTGGACCACGACCGCAATTTTGGCCAGTGCCGGGAATGTCGCCCCGGAATTGCTGCAATCGTTGATTGCGGATGCGGAGTTCGTTCGTTCGCCGAATGCAGCCGGGGTAATCACGCGATTGAGTGCGATGAACGGGGCGACGCAAAACGAAGCAAATCTGGCCAAAGTGCTGAGTAGTTTGACCTCGGTGAAGACGACTGGCTGGGAAATGCCGGTCTTGGAAGGGCTGGGACAGGGGCTGCAAAACACCAAGCGGCCGCTGAATACCTTGTGGACGAATCCCCCGGCCACGCTCACGAAAGCGGTGTCGCAGGCGTTGCCCTTTTTTGAACGCGCAGCAGAGCGAGCTGGGAACGCGAAATTGTCCGTGAGTGATCGCATTCAGTCGATTCGATTGCTCGCGTTTGGGCCGTATCCGATCGCAGGCAAGCGACTCGCCGAAATGCTGTCGCCGCAACAACCCAGCGAGATTCAACTGGCGTCGCTGCGTGCCTTGGCTGTGCAGGAATCCCCCGAAGTCGCTTCCGCGATTCTTTCCGCGTGGCCAGCAATGGGGCCAACCCTTCGCCGCGAAGCCGGGGAAGTGCTGTTCGCCAAACTCGATCGTATGCAAGCGCTGCTGACCGCAATCGAACGGAAGCAGATTCTCCCGGCACAACTCGAAGCGGCGAGAATCGCCCAACTCCGCAGCCACGCCAACGGCCAAATCCGCGCCCGCTCGGAGAAATTGCTCGCCGGATTGGGACAGACCGATCGCGCCAAAGTGGTCGATGCCTACCGCGATGCCCTGACGATGGCCAGCGATCCGCTGCGGGGCAAAGCCGTGTTTGCGAAGAACTGCTCCGTTTGCCACCGCTTGGAAAATGTCGGCGTGCAAGTCGGGCCGGACCTTGTCGCCGCCATTCGCGGCAAGCCAAAAGATTATCTGCTGGTGGCCATCCTCGACCCCTCGCGGGAAGTCGATCCCCGCTACGTCAACTACCAGGCAGTCACCGAGAATGGCCGATTGTTAAGCGGAATGCTCGCCGCCGAGACGACCACCAGCATCACGCTTCGCCGCGCGGAAGGCCAGGAAGATACGATTCTTCGCAGTCAGCTCGACGAAATCACGGCGACTCCGAAGTCGCTGATGCCGGAGGAACTTGAGAAACAGTTCACCAAACAGGAACTCGCCGATTTGCTCGCCTATCTCCAATCGGCAACAGGTGGCTGA
- a CDS encoding neutral/alkaline non-lysosomal ceramidase N-terminal domain-containing protein, producing MNRRMFAVLLVGLLAAAAPAMAAAPELRYTAGVAKRVITPTQPQWMAGYAGRNKPAQGKQHDLYVKALALDDGQGGRLVMVTVDLCGVSRAFTDAVYEAVAKKTSLNRESLCINVSHTHCGPVVQDALTSMYDMPQRERDKIPEYSQRVQALMVEAILEAIARRNPVTLAWGESSASFATNRRQPTPKGVINGTHPTGPVDRSVPVLLVRSQKTEKIEAILFGYACHNTTLSFYDWCGDYAGFAMHDLEKRYPGAQAMFWIGCGADANPLPRGTVELCKKYGAELAASVASVVDGPSTPITGKFSAKYAKVDAPLVPNRDATKWREEAKSANVALRQRAERFVQMLDAGQPLPESYPHYPVQVWKLGNSVTWVMLGGEVVVDYALKIREQHGPKKPGDPRIWVAGYCNDVMAYIPSARVLAEGGYEADSSMIYYGMPGKWAPAIEAKILAQVAALVAATRE from the coding sequence ATGAATCGACGAATGTTTGCCGTGCTGCTGGTGGGGCTTCTCGCCGCCGCTGCACCCGCCATGGCTGCCGCTCCGGAACTTCGCTACACCGCCGGCGTGGCGAAACGGGTGATTACCCCCACTCAGCCGCAATGGATGGCCGGTTACGCGGGGCGGAATAAGCCCGCCCAGGGAAAACAGCACGATTTATACGTCAAAGCGCTGGCGTTGGATGATGGCCAAGGCGGTCGCTTGGTGATGGTGACGGTCGATTTGTGCGGCGTCAGTCGGGCGTTTACCGATGCGGTCTACGAGGCTGTCGCCAAGAAAACCTCGCTGAATCGGGAGTCGCTGTGCATCAATGTCTCGCACACGCATTGCGGCCCCGTCGTGCAAGATGCGTTGACCTCGATGTACGATATGCCGCAGCGCGAACGGGACAAAATCCCCGAATATTCGCAGCGTGTGCAAGCCTTGATGGTGGAAGCGATCTTGGAAGCAATCGCTCGCCGGAATCCGGTGACGCTTGCCTGGGGCGAGAGTTCGGCGAGCTTTGCCACCAATCGCCGACAACCGACGCCGAAGGGTGTCATCAACGGAACGCACCCGACCGGGCCGGTCGATCGGAGTGTTCCCGTGTTGCTGGTGCGGTCGCAGAAAACCGAGAAAATCGAGGCGATTCTCTTCGGATACGCTTGTCACAACACGACGCTGAGCTTCTACGATTGGTGCGGGGATTATGCCGGTTTTGCGATGCACGACCTGGAGAAACGCTATCCCGGTGCGCAAGCGATGTTCTGGATCGGCTGCGGGGCGGATGCCAATCCGTTGCCGCGTGGCACGGTCGAATTGTGCAAGAAATATGGTGCGGAATTAGCGGCATCGGTGGCGAGTGTGGTCGATGGCCCATCGACGCCGATCACCGGCAAATTCTCGGCGAAATATGCCAAAGTCGATGCTCCGCTTGTGCCGAATCGCGATGCCACGAAATGGCGTGAGGAAGCGAAGTCTGCGAATGTCGCGCTCCGTCAGCGGGCCGAGCGATTTGTTCAAATGCTGGATGCCGGCCAGCCGTTGCCCGAGAGTTATCCGCATTATCCCGTGCAAGTCTGGAAGCTGGGGAATTCCGTGACGTGGGTGATGCTCGGTGGGGAGGTCGTTGTCGATTATGCTCTGAAAATCCGCGAGCAACACGGGCCGAAGAAACCGGGTGATCCGCGGATCTGGGTGGCCGGTTATTGCAACGATGTGATGGCCTACATCCCATCCGCGCGGGTGTTGGCCGAAGGCGGCTACGAAGCCGATTCGTCGATGATTTACTACGGCATGCCCGGCAAATGGGCACCCGCCATTGAAGCCAAAATTCTCGCTCAGGTGGCAGCCCTCGTGGCCGCGACTCGGGAATAA
- a CDS encoding serine/threonine-protein kinase produces the protein MSLPAAQALYELARSGVLTSEQFATVIRSCFWGTFPSVSTLQEFLRSQGWLTEYQFNVVIRGQAAQLRLGRYRILDKLGEGGFGQVYHARETDGMQREVTLKILRKQLTDDPQALQRFLREMMVVGQLNHRHLVSGLDANRDGQNWYLVLEYIRGIDLRELVHKRGPLPWREACEYIRQTANGLQYILKCGLIHRDIKPANLLREDPTGTIKILDLGLAKAEEVYAHLPHGERMTHPQLVIGTPEYMAPEQFEDASRLDIRADLYSLGAVLYFLLTGEPPFRGEHAIDVLQGVLDAGPPDVRRVRSNVPAPVAKLIMHLMARDPNLRPREPLQVSRYLQHILTVPTVAPVNPAGSPPDTERQL, from the coding sequence ATGTCGTTGCCGGCAGCACAAGCGCTGTACGAATTGGCCCGAAGCGGGGTTCTCACGAGCGAACAATTCGCAACCGTGATTCGCTCCTGCTTCTGGGGGACGTTCCCGTCCGTTTCCACGCTACAAGAATTTCTCCGAAGTCAAGGCTGGCTCACCGAGTATCAGTTCAATGTGGTCATTCGCGGACAGGCCGCCCAACTCCGACTCGGTCGCTATCGCATTCTCGATAAACTCGGGGAGGGCGGATTCGGCCAAGTCTATCATGCCCGCGAAACCGACGGCATGCAGCGCGAAGTCACACTCAAAATCCTGCGCAAACAATTGACCGACGATCCCCAAGCACTCCAACGATTCCTCCGCGAAATGATGGTAGTCGGCCAACTCAACCATCGCCATCTTGTCTCGGGATTGGACGCCAATCGGGATGGCCAAAATTGGTATCTCGTTCTGGAGTATATTCGTGGGATTGACCTGCGGGAACTCGTCCACAAACGCGGCCCATTGCCGTGGCGAGAAGCCTGCGAGTACATTCGTCAGACCGCGAATGGTTTGCAGTACATTCTCAAATGCGGATTGATCCATCGCGACATCAAACCTGCCAATTTGCTGCGTGAAGATCCTACGGGTACGATCAAGATTCTCGACTTGGGGCTGGCGAAAGCCGAAGAAGTCTACGCGCATCTGCCCCACGGCGAACGAATGACCCATCCGCAATTGGTCATCGGAACGCCAGAATACATGGCACCCGAGCAATTTGAAGATGCCTCTCGGTTAGATATTCGTGCCGACTTATACAGCTTGGGAGCGGTGCTCTACTTCCTGCTTACCGGCGAACCACCGTTTCGCGGCGAACACGCCATTGATGTGCTGCAGGGGGTGCTGGACGCTGGTCCGCCCGATGTCCGCCGTGTGCGTTCGAACGTCCCCGCACCAGTCGCCAAGCTGATTATGCACCTGATGGCGCGCGATCCGAACCTTCGTCCGCGCGAACCTCTTCAGGTCAGCCGTTATCTTCAACATATCCTCACGGTTCCAACAGTGGCTCCCGTGAATCCTGCCGGCTCGCCGCCCGATACGGAACGGCAACTGTGA
- the dtd gene encoding D-aminoacyl-tRNA deacylase, which produces MRAVIQRVRSAKVEVAGEIIGEIGMGLLVLIGIHEADRPEMLTWMSDKLLGIRIFEDSDGKMNRSIQEVGGSLLVVSQFTLYGDCQKGRRPSFIAAARPEFASPMVDQLVQLLRNSGIRVETGRFGADMQVSLVNDGPVTLVLDAPVAKTNLN; this is translated from the coding sequence ATGCGTGCGGTGATTCAGCGGGTTCGATCCGCCAAAGTGGAAGTTGCGGGCGAAATCATCGGTGAGATCGGGATGGGGTTACTCGTCTTGATTGGCATCCACGAAGCGGATCGCCCGGAGATGCTCACCTGGATGAGCGACAAATTATTGGGAATTCGGATCTTTGAAGATTCTGATGGCAAAATGAATCGTAGTATTCAAGAGGTTGGTGGATCGCTGTTGGTGGTAAGCCAATTCACGCTTTATGGCGATTGTCAGAAAGGCAGACGGCCGAGCTTTATTGCCGCAGCGCGCCCGGAATTCGCCTCGCCGATGGTGGATCAACTGGTGCAACTGCTTCGGAATTCAGGAATTCGGGTGGAAACCGGCCGCTTCGGGGCCGATATGCAAGTATCGCTGGTGAATGATGGTCCGGTGACGCTGGTGTTGGATGCACCCGTTGCAAAGACCAATTTGAATTGA
- a CDS encoding branched-chain amino acid ABC transporter substrate-binding protein, with product MSQLLHRRDALRGLLASSLGIPLLGSLGCNNSQPTASSNTIKIVSSLPRTGSAKAQTDSIVNGIRMALEEVNFKVGNFTLEYEDLDDATAAAGQWTPERESANADKAAKDLDVMVYIGPYNSGAAKNSIPILNRANVLMVSPAVTGPGFTKPGLGEADEPGIYRPSGRANFTRVVPADDLQGPLAADWTKAMGVKKAYVLDDTEVYGKGIATLFHERCKEIGIEVIAQESIDTKQGEFTSLMNKIKNTNPQMIYFGGTSQTKAGQIAKDMVAAGLSGDQCFMMAPDGCYEMAFIQAAGADVFKSLKAYVTFGGVPPEQLTGKGKSFVENYLKRYQIKPEGYAVYGYESGLVALEAIRKAAKKDRVAIIEAAFAIQDFDGALGKWSFDKNGDTTSKVMSGSIVENGDFKFVRLLGA from the coding sequence GTGAGCCAACTTTTGCACCGTCGGGATGCGTTGCGCGGATTACTCGCGTCGAGCCTGGGGATTCCCCTGCTCGGATCGCTGGGCTGCAACAATTCACAGCCTACTGCGTCCAGCAACACCATCAAAATCGTCTCCAGCCTCCCGCGAACGGGATCGGCAAAGGCCCAAACCGATTCCATCGTCAATGGAATCCGCATGGCCTTGGAAGAAGTGAATTTCAAGGTCGGCAATTTCACGCTCGAATACGAAGATCTGGACGATGCCACGGCGGCGGCCGGTCAGTGGACCCCCGAACGCGAAAGCGCCAATGCCGACAAAGCGGCCAAAGATCTGGATGTGATGGTCTACATTGGACCGTACAACTCCGGAGCGGCCAAGAATTCGATTCCCATTCTCAATCGCGCGAATGTGCTGATGGTTAGCCCTGCAGTCACGGGGCCGGGGTTCACCAAGCCGGGGTTGGGCGAAGCGGACGAGCCGGGGATTTACCGTCCCAGCGGTCGAGCCAACTTCACGCGAGTCGTTCCGGCAGACGATCTGCAAGGCCCGCTGGCTGCCGATTGGACCAAGGCAATGGGCGTGAAAAAAGCCTATGTGCTGGACGATACCGAAGTGTACGGCAAAGGGATTGCCACGCTGTTCCATGAGCGTTGCAAAGAAATTGGCATCGAAGTCATCGCCCAAGAAAGCATCGATACCAAGCAAGGCGAGTTCACCTCGCTGATGAACAAGATCAAGAATACCAATCCGCAGATGATTTACTTCGGCGGCACCTCGCAGACCAAAGCGGGTCAGATCGCCAAGGACATGGTCGCAGCCGGACTCAGCGGCGATCAATGCTTCATGATGGCACCGGATGGCTGCTACGAAATGGCCTTCATTCAAGCGGCCGGTGCGGATGTGTTCAAATCCTTGAAAGCGTATGTCACCTTCGGCGGCGTCCCCCCGGAACAACTCACCGGCAAGGGCAAATCGTTTGTCGAAAATTACCTCAAGCGATATCAGATTAAGCCCGAAGGCTATGCGGTATATGGGTATGAGTCTGGCTTGGTCGCGCTCGAAGCGATCCGCAAAGCCGCAAAGAAAGACCGCGTCGCCATCATCGAGGCCGCTTTTGCCATTCAGGACTTCGACGGTGCCCTCGGTAAGTGGTCGTTCGACAAGAACGGGGACACGACCTCGAAGGTGATGAGCGGCAGTATCGTGGAAAATGGCGATTTCAAGTTCGTCCGTTTGTTAGGTGCGTGA
- a CDS encoding branched-chain amino acid ABC transporter permease yields the protein MVGIVLLADLLELVTSDTFVQCLITGTVIGMLYALIALGYTMVYGIVELINFAHGDLFMLGTFFALTLLTILGFNSAGDPPGTVMAVIAMLLMLTLVPTFTALVNVGIDRSVYRSLRNAPKLAPLVSAIGVSFVLMNIGLFWSALLPDSGRPVAAAADRNFPTLIPATNLLSAESGLRFTYRDLLVVAVTVPIMITLTLLVKYTRMGQAMRATAQNPTAARLMGINVDRVIAATFLIGGALAGFASVVYGLTIGTISYQVGYQNGLYAFTAAVLGGIGNIPGAVLGGLVIGLVRSFGSGYVSEQWTSALVFVILIVILTFRPTGLLGARTREKV from the coding sequence GTGGTCGGGATTGTCTTACTGGCAGACCTGCTCGAATTGGTGACATCCGACACCTTCGTGCAATGTCTGATCACCGGGACGGTCATTGGCATGCTCTATGCCTTGATCGCCCTTGGTTACACCATGGTGTATGGGATTGTCGAGCTTATCAATTTCGCGCATGGCGATTTGTTTATGCTCGGTACCTTCTTTGCGCTCACGTTGCTCACCATCTTGGGGTTCAACTCCGCAGGCGACCCACCAGGCACGGTCATGGCCGTCATTGCCATGCTGCTCATGCTCACACTCGTGCCGACATTCACGGCACTGGTCAATGTCGGCATCGATCGCTCGGTCTACCGCTCCTTGCGAAACGCCCCGAAGCTCGCACCGCTCGTCTCGGCGATTGGTGTTTCGTTCGTGCTGATGAATATCGGTCTGTTTTGGTCCGCACTGCTTCCGGATTCGGGTCGGCCAGTCGCGGCGGCGGCGGATCGGAACTTCCCCACGCTCATCCCGGCGACGAATTTACTCTCCGCAGAATCCGGACTGCGCTTCACCTATCGTGATCTCTTGGTCGTCGCGGTGACGGTGCCCATCATGATCACGCTGACGCTTTTGGTGAAGTATACCCGCATGGGTCAAGCGATGCGTGCCACCGCGCAGAACCCCACCGCCGCTCGACTCATGGGGATCAATGTCGATCGCGTGATTGCCGCCACGTTTCTTATCGGCGGTGCGTTGGCCGGTTTCGCCAGCGTCGTCTACGGGCTGACCATCGGCACGATCAGCTACCAAGTCGGCTATCAAAATGGCCTGTATGCCTTCACGGCGGCGGTACTTGGCGGCATCGGCAACATTCCGGGAGCGGTGCTGGGCGGACTCGTGATTGGCTTGGTGCGGTCATTCGGATCGGGATACGTCTCGGAACAATGGACCAGCGCCTTGGTGTTTGTCATTCTCATCGTGATTCTCACCTTCCGCCCGACCGGCTTGCTCGGTGCCCGAACTCGGGAGAAAGTGTAA
- a CDS encoding branched-chain amino acid ABC transporter permease, whose amino-acid sequence MTTPLATPIPPARSWKESIPWGILTLAIVAAYPLIPGLENSLGIGNQLGFLFIFSILALALNVIVGYTGLLHLGIAAFFGIGAYITGILTISRYPFQVGFFPALVASTVGASLLGMMISAPTLRLRGDYLALVTLGFGEVVRFSLRNLEEITDGTKGLNPIPAPKFLGEDANWAGDFRYFYYLTFAILLVVILLLRNIERSRLGRAWVALREDELATTAMGLSTARLRLLAFGLGCGLAGLAGSLYATRLVNTADPNSYDFNRSIIMLSCLILGGLGNRNGVLLGVFLILGFDNILAPLMDGIIQRNFPGETKVYFTFSGWRLMVFGMALILVMRYRPEGLLPSSRMAHELHPEDELPPQPEASAAEVKS is encoded by the coding sequence ATGACCACTCCACTTGCCACACCGATCCCGCCCGCACGCAGTTGGAAAGAATCGATTCCCTGGGGGATTCTCACCCTGGCAATCGTCGCGGCCTACCCACTGATTCCGGGCTTGGAAAACTCGCTGGGAATCGGCAATCAACTGGGCTTCTTGTTTATTTTCTCGATTTTGGCGCTCGCGCTGAACGTGATTGTCGGCTACACCGGCCTGCTCCATTTGGGCATTGCCGCGTTCTTCGGCATTGGTGCCTACATTACCGGCATCTTGACCATCTCGCGCTATCCGTTTCAGGTGGGATTCTTCCCCGCCTTGGTCGCCTCGACGGTCGGTGCCTCGCTCTTGGGCATGATGATTAGTGCCCCCACGCTGCGGCTTCGCGGCGATTATCTGGCGTTGGTGACGCTGGGCTTCGGCGAAGTGGTGCGGTTCTCCCTGCGGAATCTCGAAGAAATCACCGATGGCACCAAGGGCTTGAACCCGATCCCAGCCCCGAAATTCCTGGGTGAAGACGCGAATTGGGCCGGCGATTTCCGCTACTTCTATTACCTCACCTTTGCGATCTTGCTCGTGGTGATTCTCCTACTTCGCAACATCGAGCGATCCCGGCTCGGTCGCGCTTGGGTGGCCCTGCGCGAAGACGAACTCGCCACCACCGCCATGGGGTTAAGCACCGCTCGGCTGCGCTTGCTCGCATTCGGTCTGGGCTGCGGGTTGGCAGGATTGGCCGGATCGCTGTATGCCACCCGATTGGTCAATACCGCCGACCCGAATTCCTACGACTTCAACCGCAGCATCATCATGCTCAGTTGCCTCATTTTGGGCGGGCTGGGCAATCGCAATGGGGTGCTGCTGGGCGTGTTTTTGATTCTCGGCTTCGACAACATTCTGGCACCGCTGATGGACGGCATCATTCAGCGGAATTTCCCCGGTGAAACGAAAGTTTACTTCACCTTCAGCGGTTGGCGATTGATGGTCTTCGGCATGGCGTTGATTCTGGTGATGCGCTATCGCCCCGAGGGGCTGCTCCCCTCCAGCCGCATGGCCCACGAATTGCACCCCGAAGACGAATTGCCGCCCCAGCCCGAAGCCAGCGCCGCGGAGGTGAAATCATGA
- a CDS encoding ABC transporter ATP-binding protein — protein sequence MVSTKQAGEDQARFAVRVGILGFLIGLSGTLVVWRRTRRSADYIALTGIARTFQNIRLFQNMTVLENILIGMDRKMSNNLLAMALRWPGLRRAEAECSKQAQELLRFVGLRADQMNLLARQLPYGDQRRLEIARALACQPKLLLLDEPAAGMNPSETVELMGLIRRIRDRGVTVLLIEHHMNLVMGISDRIAVLDHGVKIAEGTPEEVKRDPKVIAAYLGEEEVS from the coding sequence TTGGTTTCCACCAAGCAGGCGGGCGAAGATCAGGCCCGATTTGCCGTGCGGGTGGGGATTCTCGGCTTCCTCATCGGCCTGTCGGGAACGCTAGTCGTCTGGCGACGAACGCGCCGATCGGCCGACTACATCGCCCTTACCGGCATCGCGCGGACGTTCCAAAACATTCGACTCTTTCAGAATATGACGGTGTTGGAAAATATCCTCATCGGCATGGATCGCAAGATGTCGAACAATCTGCTGGCGATGGCGCTGCGTTGGCCAGGCTTGCGACGCGCGGAGGCCGAATGCTCGAAGCAGGCCCAGGAATTGCTCCGATTCGTGGGCTTGCGTGCCGACCAGATGAATTTGCTGGCCCGACAGTTGCCCTATGGCGATCAACGACGGCTCGAGATTGCCCGCGCGTTGGCCTGCCAGCCGAAATTGCTGCTGCTGGATGAACCCGCAGCGGGGATGAACCCCAGCGAAACCGTCGAGTTGATGGGGCTGATCCGCCGCATTCGGGATCGTGGCGTGACTGTCCTGCTGATCGAACACCATATGAATTTGGTCATGGGAATTTCCGATCGCATCGCGGTGCTGGATCATGGCGTGAAAATTGCCGAGGGGACACCCGAGGAAGTCAAACGCGATCCCAAAGTGATCGCCGCCTACCTGGGTGAGGAAGAGGTGAGCTAA
- a CDS encoding ABC transporter ATP-binding protein, with amino-acid sequence MPLLEVNNLQVAYGPIVALQGISLTVEPGEVVTIIGANGAGKTTTLMTVSGCVKVKSGSIRFDGQDITGMPADQIVRLGLAQSPEGRKIFPRLTVRENLLMGAFTRNDKAEIASDIKKMIEMFPILGKRSHQAGGTLSGGEQQMLAIARALMSRPKLLLLDEPSLGLAPKIVLQIFDIVRELNRQGMAVLLVEQNARMALKVANRGYVLETGRMTMTAPASELLDDERIRAAYLGE; translated from the coding sequence ATGCCCCTATTGGAAGTCAACAATCTCCAGGTCGCGTATGGTCCGATTGTCGCCCTGCAAGGGATCAGCCTGACCGTCGAGCCGGGCGAAGTCGTCACCATCATTGGTGCCAACGGCGCGGGCAAAACCACCACGCTGATGACCGTCTCCGGTTGTGTCAAAGTCAAATCGGGCAGCATTCGCTTCGATGGCCAAGACATTACCGGCATGCCCGCCGATCAAATCGTGCGATTGGGATTGGCACAATCTCCGGAAGGTCGCAAAATTTTCCCCCGCTTAACCGTGCGGGAAAACCTGCTGATGGGTGCGTTCACCCGAAACGACAAGGCGGAGATTGCCTCGGACATCAAAAAGATGATCGAGATGTTCCCGATTCTCGGCAAGCGCAGTCATCAGGCGGGGGGCACCCTCTCCGGTGGCGAACAGCAGATGCTGGCGATTGCTCGGGCGTTAATGTCCCGCCCGAAATTATTGCTGCTGGATGAGCCATCCTTGGGATTGGCCCCGAAGATTGTGCTGCAAATCTTCGACATTGTGCGAGAATTGAATCGCCAAGGCATGGCAGTGTTGCTCGTGGAACAGAATGCCCGCATGGCGTTGAAGGTGGCCAACCGGGGATACGTCCTCGAAACGGGCCGCATGACCATGACGGCTCCCGCGTCGGAATTGCTCGATGATGAACGCATCCGCGCGGCCTATCTCGGTGAGTAA